The following are encoded together in the Longimicrobiales bacterium genome:
- a CDS encoding glycosyltransferase family 39 protein: MSRRLGQETPDDAPDDTKKRNLRWLPLGVTLFLSTVIVGAAFNPAPHTGGDNAAYVSLAYSLVVDGSYTEAFDPAGLPHTKYPPVFPGLLAVLVLLGARTWVALKLVTAASTVACVGCTYLWAERRLGTLAAMGVGMALAVSSAVVYYSHWILSDPLFVALTVAALWLLEWSEEEGAPRAALVGGVVAVGLAYFTRSAGLPLLVALVAWLVLRKKWKALGASTAALGIPVLLWWLRGRGEGVGDYGAELWMVDPYQPALGNVDAAGLVGRVVGNAWGYVSLHGPAGILGVREGGAMLLFGVVLTTLALAGWVRQARKGIGVTELFVPLYGGLILLWPEVWSGDRFALPLYPVFFLYAASMLRFLGGHVGSWGVRGLAVVAMAVVVLPAGKSWLSSVDQASACVLATRANGPWACYGPGQQDFAAAATWIGEAAPDGSVVLSRKPRMFFVLSGVPSRVFPFSEDPAVHLAEADALGADLVLFDRWDGLAGRYLGSALSRYPEAFCSVRTFGDPQAPTYLFGVRAATQRGASGGGGEEVRIGKCPDRTFIGALASADYSSSTSMRIPLLDGLDP, translated from the coding sequence ATGAGCCGTAGGTTGGGCCAGGAGACTCCGGACGACGCACCCGACGACACCAAGAAGCGCAATCTGAGGTGGCTTCCTCTTGGGGTCACGCTCTTCCTTTCAACGGTCATCGTTGGGGCAGCGTTCAATCCTGCTCCCCACACCGGAGGGGACAACGCGGCCTATGTCTCGCTTGCCTATTCGCTTGTTGTGGATGGGAGCTATACCGAGGCTTTCGATCCTGCAGGCCTGCCACATACGAAATACCCACCGGTCTTTCCAGGATTGCTGGCCGTGCTCGTTCTCCTTGGGGCTCGGACATGGGTTGCTCTGAAGCTGGTCACGGCCGCGTCCACTGTTGCCTGTGTGGGCTGTACGTATTTGTGGGCTGAGCGACGTCTTGGAACGCTCGCCGCTATGGGAGTCGGGATGGCCTTGGCAGTTTCCTCAGCGGTCGTCTACTACAGCCATTGGATTCTGTCGGACCCTCTCTTTGTCGCTTTGACCGTGGCCGCACTCTGGCTCCTAGAGTGGTCGGAAGAAGAAGGCGCGCCAAGGGCGGCGCTGGTCGGCGGAGTGGTCGCGGTCGGACTCGCATACTTCACTAGATCCGCGGGACTCCCTCTGTTGGTGGCGCTCGTCGCGTGGCTCGTGCTGCGGAAGAAGTGGAAGGCGCTCGGCGCCAGCACGGCCGCCCTCGGAATTCCGGTGCTGCTGTGGTGGCTACGCGGACGTGGAGAGGGAGTAGGTGACTACGGGGCGGAGCTATGGATGGTCGATCCCTATCAGCCCGCACTGGGGAATGTTGACGCCGCTGGGCTCGTGGGCCGCGTGGTTGGGAATGCTTGGGGATACGTCAGCCTACACGGCCCTGCTGGCATCCTTGGCGTGCGGGAAGGGGGAGCGATGCTCCTGTTTGGTGTCGTGCTGACAACGTTGGCGCTGGCCGGCTGGGTGCGGCAGGCCCGGAAGGGCATCGGAGTCACCGAACTCTTCGTGCCTCTCTATGGAGGGCTCATCCTCCTCTGGCCGGAGGTCTGGTCGGGCGACCGCTTCGCCTTGCCCCTCTATCCGGTGTTCTTTCTGTATGCTGCGTCCATGCTGCGCTTCCTTGGCGGGCACGTGGGGAGCTGGGGCGTGAGGGGGTTGGCCGTCGTCGCGATGGCTGTGGTCGTTCTGCCCGCAGGGAAGTCGTGGTTGTCTTCCGTTGATCAGGCGTCGGCGTGTGTGCTAGCGACGCGGGCCAACGGTCCATGGGCGTGCTACGGCCCCGGCCAGCAGGACTTTGCCGCGGCGGCTACCTGGATCGGTGAAGCCGCGCCCGACGGCTCAGTGGTTCTCTCTCGGAAGCCCAGAATGTTCTTCGTGCTCTCGGGAGTCCCGAGTAGGGTCTTCCCATTCAGTGAAGATCCCGCCGTACATCTTGCAGAAGCCGATGCCCTCGGGGCGGATCTAGTACTGTTCGACCGGTGGGACGGACTTGCGGGCCGTTACCTGGGCTCTGCGCTCTCGCGATATCCGGAGGCGTTTTGCTCCGTGAGGACCTTCGGAGACCCGCAGGCTCCGACCTATCTCTTCGGTGTTCGCGCTGCTACCCAACGGGGAGCATCTGGCGGAGGAGGGGAAGAAGTCCGTATTGGCAAATGCCCCGACCGAACCTTCATCGGCGCTTTGGCCAGTGCGGATTATTCGTCGTCGACTTCGATGCGAATTCCGTTGCTCGATGGACTCGACCCATAG
- a CDS encoding M28 family peptidase, which translates to MKPFPLALTLAAASFGCLDAGAPPGPTPGSPEFDGERAFAKVERQVMFGPRIPGTAGHVAQLEWMTQELASLAPDLVADTFSYVTTYDDSLTLVNLTARFLPEMERRILILTHWDTRPQSDQGATQAERDIPPPGANDGASGTAVLLELARLLAENPPPLGVDLLFVDGEDYGPDAVDMFIGARHYAELLVGGDLPGARPMYGVLLDMVGDSDPSFLVEPYSQEAASVVVSKVWRAAARLGHADVFPESLGVHLNDDHVPLIQAGLPTANVIDFTYGGPTNPFWHTPNDSPANVSARTLGIVGQVVTELIYSGG; encoded by the coding sequence ATGAAACCCTTCCCGCTCGCTCTTACTCTCGCCGCCGCGTCGTTCGGTTGTTTGGATGCGGGTGCACCTCCAGGGCCCACTCCGGGCAGTCCAGAGTTCGATGGCGAACGTGCGTTCGCCAAGGTTGAGCGGCAGGTCATGTTCGGCCCTCGGATTCCAGGGACCGCGGGACACGTCGCCCAGCTGGAATGGATGACGCAGGAGCTAGCGTCACTGGCGCCCGACCTCGTTGCTGACACGTTTTCGTACGTCACGACGTACGACGATTCGCTGACCCTCGTGAATCTCACGGCACGTTTCCTCCCGGAGATGGAACGACGGATCTTGATTCTCACGCACTGGGACACGCGGCCCCAGTCGGACCAAGGCGCGACCCAGGCCGAGCGAGATATCCCGCCTCCGGGCGCGAACGACGGCGCTTCGGGTACGGCCGTGCTACTCGAGCTCGCCAGGCTTCTAGCCGAGAATCCGCCGCCTCTCGGTGTCGACCTGCTCTTTGTGGACGGGGAAGACTACGGCCCTGATGCGGTGGACATGTTCATAGGGGCCCGCCACTACGCTGAGTTGCTCGTTGGCGGAGATCTGCCCGGGGCGCGACCCATGTACGGAGTCTTGCTCGATATGGTGGGTGACTCCGATCCCAGTTTTTTGGTCGAGCCCTATTCTCAAGAGGCCGCGAGTGTCGTCGTGAGCAAGGTCTGGAGGGCTGCGGCCCGTCTGGGTCACGCGGACGTCTTTCCGGAATCGCTCGGCGTCCACTTGAATGACGATCACGTCCCTCTCATTCAGGCGGGCCTTCCAACTGCCAACGTGATCGATTTCACTTATGGTGGGCCCACCAATCCCTTCTGGCACACACCCAACGACTCGCCCGCGAACGTCAGTGCGCGGACCCTCGGAATCGTGGGGCAGGTCGTGACGGAATTGATTTACTCTGGAGGATGA
- a CDS encoding vitamin B12-dependent ribonucleotide reductase, with protein sequence MPRVHQPRPPSDPEIFDDVLPEDLPFAELTENARIVLGKRYLKKDPEGVPIEEPEVMFWRVARTIADVDGGYGASEAVVDEVARQFYDLMINGKFEPNSPTLMNAGRPLGQLSACFVLPVEDALSNGQDGIYDTLKSMALVHQSGGGTGFGFSRLRSEGETVRSTMGVASGPVSFMKLYDASTDVVKQGGTRRGANMGILRVDHPDIRSFIMCKNDTTQITNFNISVAITDAFMDAVSAGAEYDLVNPKTGEVVGQENSSEIFQMIIHGAWLTGEPGTFFIDRANEYNPVPALGSYEATNPCGEQPLLPYDVCNLGSVNLSKFVKDEARPGVDPDEGIDWEALRTVIHLSTHFLDNVIDANRYPLLEIHDLAQNIRRIGLGVMGWADMLVRLGIAYDSQEGVDLGRKVMEFLNEESRNASEKLAETRGVFPAWEESIWGADKAAVRADGSRIRPERNLRNCNLTTVAPTGTISIFAGCSGGIEPLFAVAFMRNQAGSLMPDVNPDFVRMAQEGGWYSEELMENIANEGHIHFDEVPEDIQRIFRTAHDIPPEWHVRMQAAFQEHCDSAISKTTNFPREATEEQVREIYELAFGLGCKGVTVYRDGSREGQVLSTGKTTQADVSDEVAADISELEHALADAREEAHNLRIEVECVKHELQDQDVTRGAARHKRQRPAALRGFTMKMNSPLGDLYVTINEDETGRAFEVFCTLGKAGGAAMADAEAIGRLMSLALRSGIPITRVKDQLRGISCDRAVGLGPNKVLSVPDAVGQAIERYLMEKEGIQEALPLTAPAPAVGGTQPEASSSYDSGAQLFDMGTCPECGTGHLAFEEGCKKCHICGYSECG encoded by the coding sequence ATGCCGCGTGTCCACCAGCCTCGCCCCCCCAGCGATCCCGAGATCTTCGACGACGTCCTCCCAGAGGATCTACCTTTTGCGGAGCTGACTGAAAACGCACGCATCGTGCTCGGAAAGCGCTATCTCAAGAAGGATCCCGAAGGCGTCCCGATCGAGGAGCCCGAGGTGATGTTCTGGCGAGTGGCGCGCACGATCGCTGATGTCGACGGTGGGTACGGCGCGTCTGAGGCTGTCGTGGACGAGGTCGCACGCCAGTTCTACGACCTGATGATCAACGGGAAGTTCGAGCCGAATTCTCCGACGCTCATGAATGCGGGCCGACCGCTCGGGCAGCTGTCCGCCTGCTTCGTTCTTCCGGTGGAAGATGCGCTGTCGAACGGCCAGGACGGGATTTACGACACGCTCAAGTCCATGGCACTCGTGCACCAGTCCGGCGGTGGAACCGGCTTCGGCTTTTCGCGTTTGCGCTCGGAGGGTGAGACGGTCCGGTCTACGATGGGTGTAGCCTCCGGCCCGGTGTCGTTCATGAAGCTGTACGACGCGAGCACGGATGTGGTGAAGCAGGGTGGTACGCGGCGTGGTGCGAACATGGGCATCTTGCGTGTCGACCATCCCGATATTCGGTCGTTCATCATGTGCAAGAACGACACGACGCAGATCACGAACTTCAACATCTCTGTCGCGATCACAGACGCCTTCATGGATGCAGTTTCCGCGGGCGCCGAATACGACCTCGTGAACCCCAAGACGGGTGAAGTCGTTGGGCAGGAGAACTCGAGCGAGATCTTCCAGATGATCATTCACGGTGCGTGGCTCACAGGTGAGCCGGGCACCTTTTTCATCGATCGTGCCAACGAGTACAACCCGGTTCCGGCGCTGGGCAGCTACGAAGCCACGAACCCGTGTGGTGAGCAGCCGCTCCTTCCGTACGACGTGTGCAACCTGGGTAGCGTAAACCTGAGCAAGTTCGTGAAGGACGAAGCCCGCCCCGGTGTGGATCCCGACGAGGGCATCGACTGGGAGGCGCTTCGCACCGTCATTCACCTGTCGACGCACTTCCTCGACAACGTGATCGACGCGAACCGTTATCCGCTTCTCGAAATCCACGACCTCGCTCAGAACATTCGCCGGATCGGTCTCGGTGTGATGGGCTGGGCTGACATGCTCGTGCGCCTCGGCATCGCGTACGACTCCCAAGAAGGTGTGGACCTCGGTCGTAAGGTCATGGAGTTCCTGAACGAGGAATCTCGCAACGCATCTGAGAAGCTGGCGGAGACGCGTGGCGTCTTCCCCGCGTGGGAAGAGTCGATCTGGGGAGCTGACAAGGCTGCAGTGAGGGCGGACGGGTCGCGGATTCGGCCGGAGCGTAATCTCCGCAATTGCAACCTGACGACGGTGGCTCCGACCGGGACGATCTCGATCTTCGCCGGCTGTTCTGGAGGCATTGAACCGCTGTTCGCCGTCGCGTTCATGCGCAACCAGGCGGGTTCGCTCATGCCTGATGTGAACCCCGACTTCGTACGCATGGCTCAGGAGGGTGGTTGGTATTCTGAGGAGTTGATGGAGAACATCGCAAACGAAGGACACATCCACTTCGACGAAGTACCGGAAGACATTCAGCGGATCTTCCGCACCGCACACGACATCCCGCCTGAGTGGCATGTACGGATGCAGGCTGCGTTCCAGGAGCACTGCGATTCAGCCATCTCGAAGACGACCAACTTCCCGCGTGAAGCAACGGAAGAGCAGGTGCGCGAGATCTATGAGCTCGCCTTCGGTCTCGGGTGCAAGGGCGTGACCGTCTATCGCGACGGTTCTCGCGAAGGTCAGGTCCTGTCGACAGGAAAGACCACTCAGGCCGATGTGTCGGATGAGGTCGCGGCCGATATCTCTGAGCTCGAGCACGCCTTGGCGGATGCCCGCGAAGAAGCGCACAACCTCCGCATCGAAGTGGAGTGCGTGAAGCACGAGCTGCAGGATCAGGACGTGACCCGCGGTGCTGCGCGCCACAAGCGTCAGCGCCCCGCCGCGCTCCGTGGGTTCACCATGAAGATGAACTCACCGCTCGGTGACCTCTACGTCACCATCAACGAAGACGAGACGGGAAGGGCCTTCGAGGTCTTCTGTACCTTGGGTAAAGCCGGTGGTGCTGCCATGGCTGATGCCGAGGCGATTGGCCGACTCATGTCGTTGGCGTTGCGGTCAGGCATCCCGATCACACGGGTGAAGGATCAGCTCAGAGGTATTTCGTGCGACCGTGCGGTCGGCCTCGGACCCAACAAGGTGCTGTCCGTGCCTGATGCGGTTGGACAGGCCATTGAGCGTTACCTGATGGAAAAAGAAGGCATTCAGGAGGCACTTCCGCTGACGGCGCCGGCCCCCGCAGTTGGAGGCACTCAGCCAGAGGCATCGTCGTCGTATGACTCCGGTGCCCAGCTTTTCGACATGGGCACCTGCCCGGAGTGCGGCACAGGCCACCTTGCGTTCGAAGAAGGCTGCAAGAAATGCCACATCTGCGGCTACTCCGAGTGCGGTTGA
- a CDS encoding amidohydrolase family protein — MRLGTSVRICLALLFAVSPASVGAQQTVVVRAATVLDGRGAKWADRDVVIRDGVIVAIEAGGSVAGDVRYDLGDLTLMPGLIDTHVHIGWHFDRETDKTHSGRVEETAEDAALYAAANAWQTLRGGVTTALSLGAGVDIPLREAIASGQVPGPRILTSIQAVTARTGSPAEIRQHVDRMAELGADAIKIFASGSIRDGGVPTLSQAQLDAACGRASELGLRSYVHAYDPESVRRVVYAGCSQVEHGALLDRPTLELMAERGVYLDPNIDLVFRNYFENAEHFVGVGNYTEEGFAQMRRAQPLALEVFRQGLSVPGLKMVFGTDAVAGSHGRNYQELVYRVEEGGQDPMDAVVSATSLAAAAIGLGGAVGSLVEGFAADLIAVDGDPSEDVSALGRVRFVMRAGLVYRNDPTTRR; from the coding sequence ATGCGTCTCGGTACGAGTGTCAGAATCTGTCTCGCCCTGCTGTTTGCCGTGTCGCCGGCAAGTGTCGGAGCACAGCAGACGGTCGTCGTGCGCGCAGCCACCGTCTTGGACGGTCGTGGAGCAAAATGGGCTGACCGCGACGTCGTAATCCGCGACGGTGTCATTGTCGCGATCGAGGCAGGCGGCAGTGTGGCAGGCGATGTCCGTTACGACCTGGGCGACCTCACCCTGATGCCTGGGCTCATCGATACGCATGTGCATATCGGGTGGCACTTCGATAGAGAGACGGACAAGACGCACAGCGGCAGGGTAGAAGAGACGGCAGAAGACGCGGCGCTCTATGCAGCGGCCAACGCCTGGCAGACACTCCGTGGCGGTGTCACAACGGCCCTGAGTCTGGGGGCTGGTGTGGACATTCCGCTGCGTGAAGCGATTGCCTCGGGCCAAGTCCCAGGTCCCCGCATTCTGACCTCGATCCAGGCGGTGACTGCCCGGACCGGCTCTCCAGCTGAGATTCGTCAGCACGTGGACCGCATGGCCGAACTAGGTGCAGACGCCATCAAGATCTTCGCTTCGGGCAGCATCAGGGACGGTGGTGTCCCGACGCTGTCTCAGGCTCAACTCGATGCCGCCTGCGGTCGCGCATCCGAACTGGGGCTCCGCTCCTACGTGCATGCCTACGACCCCGAGTCCGTGCGGCGCGTCGTGTACGCCGGCTGCTCACAAGTGGAGCACGGAGCGCTTCTGGATCGGCCGACTCTCGAGTTGATGGCGGAGCGGGGTGTCTACCTCGATCCGAACATCGACTTGGTCTTCCGGAATTATTTCGAGAACGCCGAACACTTCGTCGGCGTGGGGAACTACACCGAGGAGGGCTTCGCGCAGATGCGTCGGGCCCAGCCGTTGGCCCTCGAGGTGTTTCGTCAGGGACTGTCCGTGCCTGGACTGAAAATGGTGTTCGGCACAGACGCGGTCGCCGGTTCACATGGGCGGAACTACCAGGAACTCGTGTACAGAGTCGAGGAAGGTGGGCAGGACCCCATGGATGCGGTTGTGTCGGCCACTTCATTGGCGGCAGCAGCCATCGGCTTGGGGGGGGCCGTCGGTTCGCTCGTAGAGGGTTTTGCAGCGGACCTCATCGCCGTTGACGGTGACCCATCCGAAGACGTGAGTGCGCTCGGTCGGGTGCGGTTCGTCATGCGAGCTGGCCTGGTGTATCGGAACGACCCCACGACACGTCGATAG
- the murQ gene encoding N-acetylmuramic acid 6-phosphate etherase has protein sequence MRDPRLTEQRNPQSMKIDELDPLDIVDLINSEDRGVAEAVGAERAAIAEAVTLAERAFRGGGRLVYVGAGTSGRLGVLDASEMPPTYGTDPSMVRGVIAGGLEALVKSQEGAEDHPKDGALAVDALDVDGRDFVLGIAASGSTPYVHGALARAKERGAATGFLLCTPPSDELRTLHDVVIAPLVGPEVITGSTRMKAGTATKLVLNTITTGAMIRMGKVFGNLMVDLQVTCAKLQDRGERILCEMAGVTREEATALLDQSKGSVKVALVMGRLGVSSDEATALLAEEDGQVAQVLGAKP, from the coding sequence ATGCGGGATCCCCGCCTCACAGAACAGCGCAATCCCCAGTCGATGAAGATCGATGAGCTCGATCCGTTGGATATCGTCGACCTGATAAACTCCGAAGACCGTGGAGTCGCGGAGGCTGTGGGTGCCGAACGAGCTGCGATCGCGGAAGCCGTGACGCTCGCTGAGCGAGCGTTTCGAGGCGGCGGGCGACTCGTTTATGTGGGAGCTGGCACCTCGGGGAGGCTCGGCGTGCTCGATGCTTCCGAGATGCCCCCCACGTACGGCACCGACCCGTCTATGGTGCGCGGTGTGATCGCAGGAGGACTCGAGGCGCTGGTGAAGTCTCAGGAGGGCGCGGAAGATCATCCGAAGGACGGAGCGCTTGCCGTCGATGCACTCGATGTGGACGGGCGGGATTTCGTATTGGGAATCGCCGCTTCGGGCTCCACTCCTTATGTGCATGGTGCCCTCGCCCGTGCTAAAGAACGCGGTGCGGCGACTGGCTTCTTGTTGTGCACTCCGCCTTCGGACGAACTCCGCACGTTGCACGACGTCGTGATCGCCCCACTGGTCGGCCCGGAGGTCATCACAGGATCGACTCGCATGAAAGCGGGAACTGCCACCAAGCTCGTGCTCAACACGATCACGACAGGCGCGATGATCCGAATGGGGAAGGTCTTCGGGAATTTGATGGTTGATTTGCAAGTTACCTGCGCCAAGCTGCAAGACCGTGGAGAGCGGATACTGTGTGAGATGGCCGGGGTCACCCGAGAAGAGGCGACTGCGCTTCTCGACCAGTCCAAGGGCAGTGTGAAAGTCGCTCTGGTGATGGGCAGGCTCGGTGTTTCGTCGGATGAGGCCACAGCTCTATTGGCCGAAGAAGATGGGCAGGTGGCCCAGGTGCTTGGAGCGAAACCATGA
- a CDS encoding BamA/TamA family outer membrane protein produces the protein MIRKPMRIGRVACLSGLIKLLTVMMLSLASVAPLSAQVPPDETWRTLRTEHFRVTFPERLEGMGRAAADRAERAFEELSSAFSEPPDGLIDVLLTDHIDMSNGFAQYTPSNRITVYARPPVDDLALGYFDDWLELVITHELAHVVHLDRTGTWVGDLARGVFGRVNAPWPFFPASAVPRWVSEGLATWYESELTDAGRVRGTYHDMVLRTAALEGRFESIGQAAGGSPQWPEGTRAYAYGSLFFEHLLDKYGDERMDQFIEAVAGQWIPYRLDAAGRSSFGVSLSDEWAAWADQARSEAEGLDSELASLGAISAPERLTNNARWGLHPKVSTDGSALVYVRSNAKSDQQLVLANADGSEERTLTRTNQLATFDFTPTGDVLFAQLEFGDRYRAFSDLYLVSQSGVVTRVTTGARLTHPSVGGDGSWAIAVAEGEGTTSLVRIDLSNGEVEDLVASSDGVLWTFPSVSPDGRWIAVTRWTAGANQDVVILDAQGRVVHEVTSDRALDGAPDWSADGNYIVWSSDRTGILNVLGAPVDPQSGQAGTPVLLTNVRTGAAYPSLDPSGEWLYFSGYHVDGWEVERVAFDPAGLAPAPTADQRFAPRGAQPARGSADGEIQDYSPLSTLLPTYWEPILREPVETRTVQGDDVFIPGRELLGYAVGAQTGGVDLVGRHAYGALARIFTTGGKAEGGLSYMYSGLGNPVLGLRASQRWDDDGPRLARRNQGAPLDTLYVLKRERSVSASVSFSRPSWRRSTSLSFSGGVVWEDRELLDDALEPSAVYKLNRPGTQLSDFSASFYVSTARGHSFQMGGARGASLFVRARVRNELSLPDSLAGVVGSDRSTDEVIGRVQGYLPVDGPGFASHVFAVRGTFGVAHGPGADIGYFDVGGASGSGETVTGTNLFGGSPIFLPLRGYRTSIRSGRYAWSASAEYRVPLALFNWGLGAWPLHFDRVFGSVFADAGNAWGPDASPSGFANVRRDPLVSVGAEITAQVLTFYRVSMRVRTGVALPLVEGDGARIYLRIGVPF, from the coding sequence TTGATTAGAAAGCCTATGCGTATTGGAAGGGTGGCGTGCCTGTCGGGGCTTATCAAGCTCCTGACGGTCATGATGCTCTCGCTCGCCTCCGTAGCACCGCTCTCGGCTCAGGTTCCCCCCGATGAGACCTGGCGTACGCTGAGGACAGAACACTTCCGGGTGACGTTCCCGGAGAGGCTCGAAGGAATGGGTCGCGCCGCCGCAGACCGTGCGGAGCGCGCCTTTGAAGAGCTGTCGAGCGCGTTCTCCGAGCCGCCGGATGGACTCATCGATGTGCTTCTTACGGATCACATCGACATGTCGAACGGATTCGCCCAGTACACTCCGTCTAACCGGATTACGGTCTATGCGCGGCCACCGGTCGACGACTTGGCACTCGGCTACTTCGATGACTGGCTCGAACTCGTCATTACGCACGAATTGGCCCATGTCGTACACCTCGACCGAACTGGCACTTGGGTAGGTGACCTCGCGCGCGGCGTGTTCGGTCGCGTAAACGCACCCTGGCCGTTCTTCCCGGCGTCCGCGGTTCCCAGGTGGGTCTCCGAAGGGCTCGCGACATGGTACGAATCTGAGCTCACGGATGCGGGTCGGGTCCGTGGCACATACCACGACATGGTACTGCGTACAGCGGCGCTCGAAGGCCGATTCGAATCGATCGGGCAGGCAGCCGGAGGCTCGCCTCAATGGCCGGAAGGGACGCGCGCCTACGCATACGGCTCACTCTTCTTCGAGCACCTGCTGGACAAGTATGGCGACGAGCGGATGGACCAGTTCATCGAAGCTGTGGCCGGGCAGTGGATCCCGTATCGGCTGGACGCCGCAGGGAGAAGCTCGTTCGGCGTGTCGCTGTCCGATGAGTGGGCTGCATGGGCCGATCAGGCTCGGTCTGAAGCCGAAGGACTCGACAGTGAACTCGCGTCACTCGGAGCGATCTCCGCGCCCGAGCGGCTGACGAACAACGCCCGATGGGGTCTGCATCCTAAGGTGTCTACCGATGGATCCGCGCTGGTCTACGTGCGGTCGAACGCGAAGTCAGATCAGCAGCTGGTCTTGGCGAACGCAGATGGTTCGGAGGAGCGAACGCTCACGCGCACCAATCAACTCGCAACGTTCGACTTCACACCCACGGGTGACGTGCTCTTTGCGCAGCTTGAGTTCGGAGACCGTTACCGCGCCTTCAGTGACTTGTATCTCGTGAGCCAGAGCGGCGTGGTGACGCGTGTCACGACAGGCGCCAGGCTGACCCACCCTTCGGTTGGTGGAGACGGCTCCTGGGCGATCGCCGTGGCGGAAGGTGAGGGTACCACCTCCTTGGTGAGGATCGATCTCTCTAACGGAGAAGTCGAGGACCTCGTTGCGTCGAGTGATGGCGTCCTTTGGACGTTCCCATCGGTGTCACCGGATGGCCGCTGGATCGCTGTGACGCGTTGGACAGCGGGAGCGAATCAAGACGTGGTGATCCTAGATGCCCAGGGCCGGGTCGTACATGAGGTCACCAGCGACCGAGCGTTGGATGGGGCCCCGGATTGGAGCGCGGACGGGAACTACATCGTCTGGTCTTCAGATCGCACGGGGATCCTGAACGTGCTCGGCGCACCCGTGGATCCCCAGTCTGGGCAGGCAGGGACACCGGTCCTGCTGACCAACGTCCGCACTGGCGCTGCGTATCCGAGTCTCGATCCTTCTGGCGAATGGCTGTACTTCTCCGGATATCATGTGGATGGGTGGGAGGTGGAACGCGTCGCTTTTGATCCTGCTGGACTCGCGCCTGCTCCCACAGCAGATCAGCGGTTCGCACCCCGAGGGGCGCAGCCGGCTCGTGGATCCGCCGACGGCGAGATTCAGGACTATTCTCCACTCTCGACGCTCCTCCCGACGTATTGGGAACCAATTCTGAGGGAGCCGGTCGAGACGCGCACCGTGCAGGGCGACGACGTTTTCATCCCGGGGCGTGAACTCCTTGGTTACGCCGTGGGGGCTCAAACCGGTGGGGTCGATCTCGTTGGCCGCCATGCGTATGGTGCTCTGGCGCGCATCTTCACTACCGGCGGTAAGGCGGAAGGGGGCCTGTCCTACATGTACTCCGGGCTCGGGAATCCTGTCCTCGGTTTGCGTGCGTCTCAGCGCTGGGACGACGATGGACCCCGGCTGGCTCGTCGAAATCAGGGTGCTCCATTGGACACTCTTTATGTGCTCAAGCGTGAGCGTAGCGTATCGGCCTCCGTCTCGTTTTCCCGGCCGTCGTGGCGCCGCTCCACCTCACTGTCGTTTTCCGGGGGAGTCGTCTGGGAGGATCGAGAGCTTCTCGATGACGCGCTCGAACCCTCCGCCGTGTACAAGCTCAACCGCCCAGGCACGCAGCTGAGCGACTTCAGCGCTTCGTTTTATGTCAGTACTGCCCGCGGGCACTCCTTTCAGATGGGCGGTGCGCGCGGAGCCTCCCTCTTCGTGCGCGCTCGTGTCCGCAACGAGTTGAGTCTGCCGGACTCTCTTGCTGGGGTGGTCGGAAGCGATCGGTCGACGGACGAAGTCATTGGGCGAGTGCAGGGTTACCTGCCGGTGGATGGACCCGGCTTCGCCTCACACGTATTCGCAGTCCGTGGCACCTTCGGTGTGGCCCACGGCCCCGGTGCAGATATCGGATATTTCGACGTCGGGGGCGCCTCGGGGTCCGGGGAGACCGTGACGGGTACAAATCTCTTCGGGGGTTCCCCGATCTTCCTTCCATTGAGGGGCTATCGAACGTCGATTCGGTCCGGCCGTTATGCCTGGTCGGCCTCCGCGGAATACCGGGTCCCGCTGGCCCTCTTCAATTGGGGCCTTGGCGCTTGGCCGTTGCACTTCGACCGCGTTTTCGGATCGGTTTTCGCTGACGCTGGGAACGCATGGGGCCCGGATGCCTCTCCGTCCGGCTTTGCCAACGTGCGGCGCGACCCGCTTGTATCAGTCGGGGCCGAAATAACCGCTCAGGTGCTGACCTTCTATAGGGTGAGCATGCGCGTTCGCACTGGCGTTGCCCTCCCGTTGGTTGAGGGTGACGGTGCCCGCATCTATCTCAGAATCGGGGTTCCGTTTTAG